A DNA window from Takifugu flavidus isolate HTHZ2018 chromosome 15, ASM371156v2, whole genome shotgun sequence contains the following coding sequences:
- the LOC130539087 gene encoding receptor-type tyrosine-protein phosphatase S-like isoform X2, which yields MSLLGAAGTPIQPGRPVLRPCLSPSPLWMLLSFIFFITSHFSCICGAPAPPKFTKIPTDQIGVSGGVASFVCQASGSPKPVVYWNKKGKKVNSQRIETIEFDEGAGAVLRIQPLRAPRDENTYECVARNSEGEVSVTAKLAIIREDLLPFGFPSIDMGPQLKVVERSRTATMLCAASGIPDPEISWFKDFLPVEPGASQGRIKQLRSGALQIENSEETDQGKYECVATNSQGVRYSSPANLYVRGATDTLRRVSPRFSILPSNHEIMPGGSVNITCVAVGSPMPYVKWMLGPEDLTPEDEMPIGRNVLELNGVRESANYTCVAMSSLGVIEAVAQVLVKTLPKPPGTPIVTETTATSVTITWDSGNPDPVSYYIIQYRAKGPDSKYETVDSITTTRYSIGGLYPNTEYEIRVSAFNSIGQGPPSARVEARTGEQAPASPPRNVQAHIISQNTVMVRWEEPEEPNGQVKGYRVYYTMDPSRPMNEWQIHNVQDSVITTIQNLVTSETYTIQVLAFTSVGDGPFSDPVHVKVMPGVPGQPGKFKVGRVTDTSIELTWEPAYTKEGIVNYELLYKPVRFGGLEKLTFGPRNSYTVEGLKPNTEYSFSLAAISNKGIGAFTNELVQSTSQAKPSAAPEGVSCESAGSTSLRVGWRPPLMDGWNGELAGYELKYQRVSGAGGGGQGHNTSGQRIPAERGQTVLEGLEKWSWYNITLAAFTVEGTGPSSPGVLCRTDEDVPGAAPRQVDVQPLNSSALRVTWRPVLPRLRQGQIRGYQVHFGRAESGESRNLPRIKDLLLDESQMEEDDSTQYELIIGGLKPETTYSVSVAAYTTKGDGAHSRSKLVQTLGIVPGPPSLWVRPGSGPSVVVRWAPPLECSDSGAGSQRAPLEIQGYRLQFGLKNASFSTAVDFTNREKNFTVRNLSPGSSYVFVLSAKSRAGYGDVAKQEITVPLVPPLGYPKISDYVNATCCSLQLSWVPPSPEECYDVITEYTVAYREVAVPKPSGEPGPSATPPLSALPWLVTIPASESSYTLLGLNHSTIYMVQLRAHNKAGPGPFSPPVVSRTLALETDVPRNFSVNLATKTSVLLTWEFPEGSNPYRFSVEYNHQNIEVDARTKKAVIQNLQPDTSYDFKITATEGNMGGLRHRISAKTSPSITIRRPEIDHTRDTETTVTIILPSLETRTPIKNVYVVVVPLRRARGVLRHEKSPDEMDLEELLKDISQKQRDSRQQKQVDLRRAYITARFTPATLPAFFTLGDQLDYGGFENRALDPGQEYMFFILAELNSTTGKMYVASPYTDPVIAPDSDPQPLDAGDGLIWVVGPVLAVVFIICIVIAILLYKNKPDSKRKDSEPGTKSLLSNAEMMAHHPTDPVEMRRINFQTPGMMSHPPIPINELAEHIELLKANDNLRLSQEYESIDPSQQFTWEHSNLEVNKPKNRYANVIAYDHTRVILAPIDGILGNDYINANYIDGYRKQNAYIATQGPLAETFGDFWRMVWEQRTASVVMMTRLEEKSRVGQYNSLIKIWAREMIDISHSLVLLSPRQIKCDQYWPNRGTETYGMVQVTLLDTMELATFCVRTFSLHKSGSSERREVRQFQFTAWPDHGVPEYPTPFLNFLRRVKACNPPDAGPISVHCSAGVGRTGCFIVIDAMLERIRHERTVDIYGHVTLMRSQRNYMVQTEDQYSFIHEALLEAVACGNTEVPARSLYSYMQKLSKVESGEHVTGMELEFKRLANTKAHTSRFVTANLPCNKFKNRLVNIMPYETTRVCLQPIRGLEGSDYINASYIDGYRQQRGYIATQGPLAETTEDFWRMLWEHNSTIVVMLTKLREMGREKCHQYWPAERSARYQYFVVDPMAEYNMPQYILREFKVTDARDGQSRTVRQFQFTDWPEQGVPKSGEGFIDFIGQVHKTKEQFGQDGPIAVHCSAGVGRTGVFITLSIVLERMRYEGAVDIFQTVKMLRTQRPAMVQTEDEYQFCYQAALEYLGSFDHYAT from the exons ACAATCGAGTTTGACGAGGGTGCCGGCGCCGTGCTGAGGATCCAGCCGCTCAGAGCACCGCGGGATGAAAACACCTACGAGTGCGTGGCACGCAACAGCGAGGGAGAGGTGTCTGTCACTGCAAAGCTGGCCATTATCAGAG AGGACCTGCTGCCCTTCGGCTTCCCCAGCATCGACATGGGCCCCCAGCTGAAGGTGGTGGAGCGCTCCAGAACGGCCACCATGCTCTGCGCCGCCAGCGGCATCCCCGACCCCGAGATCTCCTGGTTCAAAGACTTCCTGCCCGTGGAGCCCGGCGCCAGCCAGGGCCGCATCAAGCAGCTCCGCTCGG GAGCGCTGCAGATCGAGAACAGCGAGGAGACCGACCAGGGAAAGTACGAGTGCGTGGCCACCAACTCTCAAGGCGTGCGCTACTCCTCCCCCGCCAACCTCTACGTGCGAG GAGCGACAGACACAT TGCGCCGCGTGTCCCCGCGTttttccatcctcccctccaACCACGAGATCATGCCGGGCGGGAGCGTCAACATCACCTGCGTGGCGGTGGGCTCGCCCATGCCCTACGTCAAGTGGATGCTGGGGCCCGAGGACCTCACCCCCGAGGACGAAATGCCGATCGGGCGCAACGTGCTGGAGCTCAACGGCGTGCGGGAGTCCGCCAACTACACCTGCGTGGCCATGAGCAGCCTGGGGGTCATCGAGGCCGTGGCGCAGGTCCTAGTGAAAA CCCTGCCGAAGCCCCCGGGAACACCCATCGTCACGGAGACCACCGCCACCAGCGTGACCATCACCTGGGACTCCGGTAATCCCGACCCGGTGTCGTATTACATCATCCAGTACCGGGCCAAAGGGCCGGACAGCAAATACGAGACGGTGgacagcatcaccaccacccgCTACAGCATCGGCGGCCTGTATCCCAACACCGAGTACGAGATCAGGGTGTCGGCCTTCAACAGCATCGGCCAGGGGCCCCCGTCGGCACGCGTGGAGGCCCGCACGGGAGAGCAGGCCCCGGCCAGCCCGCCCAGAAACGTGCAGGCCCACATCATCTCCCAGAACACGGTGATGGTccggtgggaggagccagaagagCCAAACGGACAG GTGAAAGGTTACCGCGTGTACTACACCATGGACCCCTCCCGGCCCATGAACGAGTGGCAGATCCACAACGTCCAGGACAGCGTCATCACCACCATTCAGAACCTGGTGACCTCAGAAACCTACACCATCCAGGTCCTGGCCTTCACCTCCGTGGGGGACGGACCCTTCTCGGACCCCGTCCACGTTAAGGTCATGCCCGGAG TCCCGGGTCAACCTGGCAAATTTAAAGTTGGCAGGGTGACAGATACGAGCATAGAGCTGACCTGGGAGCCCGCTTACACCAAAGAAGGCATCGTCAACTATGAACTCCTCTACAAACCTGTCAGGTTTGGCGGTCTG GAGAAACTGACCTTCGGACCCAGGAATTCTTACACAGTGGAGGGTCTGAAACCAAACACGGAGTACTCCTTCTCCCTGGCCGCCATCTCCAACAAAGGCATCGGAGCGTTCACCAACGAGCTGGTGCAGAGCACGTCACAAGCCA AGCCCTCAGCTGCCCCCGAGGGTGTGTCCTGCGAGAGCGCCGGCTCCACCTCGCTCAGAGTAGGTTGGCGGCCGCCTCTAATGGACGGCTGGAATGGCGAGTTGGCAGGTTATGAGCTGAAATACCAGAGAGTTtctggggcaggaggaggaggtcagggcCATAACACGAGCGGGCAGCGGATCCCAGCAGAGCGGGGGCAAACAGtgctggaggggctggagaaaTGGAGCTGGTACAATATCACCCTGGCCGCCTTCACCGTGGAAGGGACTGGCCCCAGCAGCCCCGGCGTCCTCTGCAGGACCGACGAGGACG TTCCCGGCGCCGCGCCCCGTCAGGTGGACGTCCAGCCGCTCAACTCCTCGGCGCTCCGGGTCACCTGGCGCCCAGTGTTGCCGCGGTTACGGCAAGGCCAGATCCGCGGCTACCAAGTCCACTTCGGGCGGGCGGAGAGCGGCGAATCGCGAAACCTCCCCCGCATCAAAGACCTGCTACTAGATGAGTCGCAG atggaggaggatgattCAACTCAGTAT GAGCTGATTATCGGCGGCCTGAAACCAGAGACCACGTACTCGGTGTCAGTGGCTGCGTACACCACCAAAGGGGACGGCGCACACAGCAGGTCCAAGCTGGTGCAGACCCTGGGGATTG TGCCCGGTCCGCCCTCCCTGTGGGTGCGTCCGGGATCGGGCCCGTCGGTGGTGGTGCGTTGGGCTCCACCGCTGGAGTGCTCTGACTCAGGAGCTGGTAGCCAGAGGGCCCCGTTGGAAATCCAGGGCTACCGCCTACAGTTTGGCCTGAAGAACGCATCCTTCAGCACCGCAGTGGATTTCACAAACCGAGAGAAGAACTTCACTGTCAGAAACCTCTCCCCTGGGTCTTCCTACGTCTTTGTCCTCTCCGCGAAGAGCCGAGCTGGCTACGGAGACGTAGCGAAGCAGGAAATAACGGTTCCCCTGGTCCCACCGCTGGGATACCCCAAAATATCAGACTACGTGAACGCCACTTGTTgctccctccagctctcctgggtGCCCCCCAGCCCAGAGGAGTGTTACGACGTCATCACCGAGTACACAGTGGCTTACAGAGAGGTGGCAGTCCCCAAACCGTCGGGAGAACCTGGCCCCTCAGCCACGCCCCCGCTCTCAGCCCTCCCGTGGCTGGTCACGATACCAGCAAGCGAGTCCAGCTACACCCTCCTGGGCTTGAATCACAGTACAATCTACATGGTGCAGCTCAGAGCCCACAACAAGGCAGGCCCAGGCCCCTTCAGCCCACCTGTGGTGAGCAGAACTCTGGCCCTTGAAACAG ATGTTCCGAGGAATTTTTCCGTCAATCTGGCGACTAAGACGAGTGTTCTTCTCACCTGGGAGTTTCCAGAGGGCAGCAACCCCTACCGCTTCTCT GTGGAGTATAACCACCAGAACATAGAGGTGGACGCTCGGACGAAGAAGGCCGTCATTCAGAACCTTCAACCCGATACCAGCTACGACTTTAAGATCACCGCCACGGAGGGCAACATGGGAGGCCTGCGCCACCGCATCTCCGCCAAGACCTCCCCGTCCATCACCATCCGCCGCCCCGAGATCGACCACACCCGCGACACGGAGACCACGGTCACCATCATCCTGCCCTCCCTGGAGACTCGTACTCCCATCAA GAATGTTTATGTCGTCGTGGTTCCGCTGAGAAGAGCCCGCGGGGTCCTCAGACACGAAAAGAGCCCAGATGAGatggacctggaggag CTGTTGAAAGACATCAGTCAGAAGCAGAGAGACTCTCGCCAGCAGAAGCAGGTGGACCTGCGTCGGGCGTACATCACCGCCCGCTTCACACCTGCCACCCTGCCAGCGTTCTTCACCCTGGGGGACCAGCTGGACTACGGAGGCTTCGAGAACCGAGCTTTGGACCCGGGGCAGGAGTACATGTTCTTCATCCTGGCGGAGCTCAACTCCACCACCGGG AAAATGTACGTGGCCAGCCCCTACACGGACCCGGTGATCgcccctgactctgaccctcaGCCCCTGGACGCCGGGGACGGTCTGATCTGGGTGGTAGGGCCGGTCCTggccgtggtcttcatcatctgcATCGTCATCGCCATCCTCCTTTACAAAAA CAAGCCTGACAG CAAGCGTAAGGATTCCGAACCCGGGACCAAGAGCCTTTTGAGCAACGCCGAAATGATGGCACATCACCCGACGGACCCGGTGGAGATGCGTCGCATCAACTTCCAGACTCCCG GAATGATGAGCCATCCTCCCATCCCCATCAACGAACTGGCCGAGCACATCGAGCTGCTGAAAGCTAATGACAACCTGCGGCTCTCCCAGGAATATGAG TCCATTGACCCCAGTCAGCAGTTCACCTGGGAGCATTCAAACCTGGAAGTCAACAAGCCCAAAAACCGCTACGCTAACGTCATAGCGTACGACCACACCAGGGTCATTCTTGCCCCGATAGAcg GCATCCTGGGGAACGACTACATCAACGCCAACTACATCGACGGCTACAGGAAGCAGAACGCGTACATCGCCACCCAGGGACCCCTGGCAGAGACCTTTGGGGACTTCTGGAGGATGGTGTGGGAGCAGCGGACGGCGTCCGTCGTCATGATGACGCGGCTGGAAGAGAAGTCCCGGGTGGGACAGTATAACAGCCTCATAAAGATTTGGGCGCGAGAAATGATTGACATCAGCCATTCATTGGTTTTACTCTCACCTCGGCAGATAAAATGTGACCAGTACTGGCCGAATCGTGGCACGGAGACTTACGGAATGGTCCAGGTGACCCTGCTGGACACAATGGAGCTGGCCACCTTCTGTGTGCGCACCTTCTCCCTGCACAAA AGCGGCAGCAGCGAGCGGAGAGAGGTGCGCCAGTTCCAGTTTACAGCCTGGCCGGACCACGGCGTGCCAGAGTATCCCACCCCTTTCCTCAACTTCCTCCGCAGGGTCAAAGCCTGCAACCCCCCGGATGCTGGACCCATCTCCGTTCACTGCAG TGCTGGTGTCGGTCGCACCGGCTGCTTTATCGTCATCGACGCCATGCTGGAGCGCATTCGACACGAGCGCACCGTGGACATCTACGGTCACGTCACCCTGATGCGCTCGCAGAGGAACTACATGGTGCAGACGGAGGACCAGTACAGCTTCATCCACGAGGCGCTGCTGGAGGCTGTGGCGTGCGGGAACACCGAGGTGCCCGCCCGGAGTCTGTACTCGTACATGCAGAAGCTGTCCAAGGTGGAGAGCGGGGAGCACGTCACCGGCATGGAGTTGGAGTTCAAG CGGCTGGCGAACACCAAAGCCCACACGTCCCGCTTCGTGACGGCCAACCTGCCCTGCAACAAGTTCAAGAACCGACTGGTCAACATAATGCCCTACGAAACCACCCGCGTCTgcctccagccaatcagaggcctgGAGGGCTCCGACTACATCAACGCCAGCTACATCGACGGCTACAG GCAGCAGAGGGGTTACATCGCCACCCAGGGCCCGCTGGCGGAGACTACAGAGGACTTCTGGAGGATGCTGTGGGAGCACAACTCCACCATCGTGGTCATGCTGACTAAGCTGAGAGAGATGGGACGG GAGAAGTGCCACCAGTACTGGCCCGCGGAACGTTCTGCCAGGTATCAGTACTTTGTGGTGGACCCCATGGCGGAGTACAACATGCCTCAGTACATCCTGAGGGAGTTTAAAGTTACCGATGCCAGG GACGGGCAGTCGCGAACGGTGCGGCAGTTCCAGTTCACCGACTGGCCGGAGCAGGGCGTGCCCAAATCTGGGGAGGGCTTCATCGATTTCATCGGACAAGTACACAAAACCAAGGAGCAGTTTGGCCAGGATGGGCCGATCGCCGTTCACTGCAG CGCCGGCGTGGGGCGGACAGGTGTCTTCATCACCCTGAGTATCGTCCTGGAGAGGATGCGCTACGAAGGAGCGGTGGACATCTTCCAGACTGTCAAAATGCTGCGCACGCAGAGACCGGCCATGGTGCAGACTGAG GACGAGTACCAGTTCTGCTACCAGGCCGCTCTGGAATACCTGGGTAGCTTCGACCACTATGCAACGTAA
- the LOC130539087 gene encoding receptor-type tyrosine-protein phosphatase S-like isoform X7 has protein sequence MSLLGAAGTPIQPGRPVLRPCLSPSPLWMLLSFIFFITSHFSCICGAPAPPKFTKIPTDQIGVSGGVASFVCQASGSPKPVVYWNKKGKKVNSQRIEVTIEFDEGAGAVLRIQPLRAPRDENTYECVARNSEGEVSVTAKLAIIREDLLPFGFPSIDMGPQLKVVERSRTATMLCAASGIPDPEISWFKDFLPVEPGASQGRIKQLRSGALQIENSEETDQGKYECVATNSQGVRYSSPANLYVRGATDTLRRVSPRFSILPSNHEIMPGGSVNITCVAVGSPMPYVKWMLGPEDLTPEDEMPIGRNVLELNGVRESANYTCVAMSSLGVIEAVAQVLVKTLPKPPGTPIVTETTATSVTITWDSGNPDPVSYYIIQYRAKGPDSKYETVDSITTTRYSIGGLYPNTEYEIRVSAFNSIGQGPPSARVEARTGEQAPASPPRNVQAHIISQNTVMVRWEEPEEPNGQVKGYRVYYTMDPSRPMNEWQIHNVQDSVITTIQNLVTSETYTIQVLAFTSVGDGPFSDPVHVKVMPGVPGQPGKFKVGRVTDTSIELTWEPAYTKEGIVNYELLYKPVRFGGLEKLTFGPRNSYTVEGLKPNTEYSFSLAAISNKGIGAFTNELVQSTSQANVPRNFSVNLATKTSVLLTWEFPEGSNPYRFSVEYNHQNIEVDARTKKAVIQNLQPDTSYDFKITATEGNMGGLRHRISAKTSPSITIRRPEIDHTRDTETTVTIILPSLETRTPIKNVYVVVVPLRRARGVLRHEKSPDEMDLEELLKDISQKQRDSRQQKQVDLRRAYITARFTPATLPAFFTLGDQLDYGGFENRALDPGQEYMFFILAELNSTTGKMYVASPYTDPVIAPDSDPQPLDAGDGLIWVVGPVLAVVFIICIVIAILLYKNKPDSKRKDSEPGTKSLLSNAEMMAHHPTDPVEMRRINFQTPGMMSHPPIPINELAEHIELLKANDNLRLSQEYESIDPSQQFTWEHSNLEVNKPKNRYANVIAYDHTRVILAPIDGILGNDYINANYIDGYRKQNAYIATQGPLAETFGDFWRMVWEQRTASVVMMTRLEEKSRVGQYNSLIKIWAREMIDISHSLVLLSPRQIKCDQYWPNRGTETYGMVQVTLLDTMELATFCVRTFSLHKSGSSERREVRQFQFTAWPDHGVPEYPTPFLNFLRRVKACNPPDAGPISVHCSAGVGRTGCFIVIDAMLERIRHERTVDIYGHVTLMRSQRNYMVQTEDQYSFIHEALLEAVACGNTEVPARSLYSYMQKLSKVESGEHVTGMELEFKRLANTKAHTSRFVTANLPCNKFKNRLVNIMPYETTRVCLQPIRGLEGSDYINASYIDGYRQQRGYIATQGPLAETTEDFWRMLWEHNSTIVVMLTKLREMGREKCHQYWPAERSARYQYFVVDPMAEYNMPQYILREFKVTDARDGQSRTVRQFQFTDWPEQGVPKSGEGFIDFIGQVHKTKEQFGQDGPIAVHCSAGVGRTGVFITLSIVLERMRYEGAVDIFQTVKMLRTQRPAMVQTEDEYQFCYQAALEYLGSFDHYAT, from the exons ACAATCGAGTTTGACGAGGGTGCCGGCGCCGTGCTGAGGATCCAGCCGCTCAGAGCACCGCGGGATGAAAACACCTACGAGTGCGTGGCACGCAACAGCGAGGGAGAGGTGTCTGTCACTGCAAAGCTGGCCATTATCAGAG AGGACCTGCTGCCCTTCGGCTTCCCCAGCATCGACATGGGCCCCCAGCTGAAGGTGGTGGAGCGCTCCAGAACGGCCACCATGCTCTGCGCCGCCAGCGGCATCCCCGACCCCGAGATCTCCTGGTTCAAAGACTTCCTGCCCGTGGAGCCCGGCGCCAGCCAGGGCCGCATCAAGCAGCTCCGCTCGG GAGCGCTGCAGATCGAGAACAGCGAGGAGACCGACCAGGGAAAGTACGAGTGCGTGGCCACCAACTCTCAAGGCGTGCGCTACTCCTCCCCCGCCAACCTCTACGTGCGAG GAGCGACAGACACAT TGCGCCGCGTGTCCCCGCGTttttccatcctcccctccaACCACGAGATCATGCCGGGCGGGAGCGTCAACATCACCTGCGTGGCGGTGGGCTCGCCCATGCCCTACGTCAAGTGGATGCTGGGGCCCGAGGACCTCACCCCCGAGGACGAAATGCCGATCGGGCGCAACGTGCTGGAGCTCAACGGCGTGCGGGAGTCCGCCAACTACACCTGCGTGGCCATGAGCAGCCTGGGGGTCATCGAGGCCGTGGCGCAGGTCCTAGTGAAAA CCCTGCCGAAGCCCCCGGGAACACCCATCGTCACGGAGACCACCGCCACCAGCGTGACCATCACCTGGGACTCCGGTAATCCCGACCCGGTGTCGTATTACATCATCCAGTACCGGGCCAAAGGGCCGGACAGCAAATACGAGACGGTGgacagcatcaccaccacccgCTACAGCATCGGCGGCCTGTATCCCAACACCGAGTACGAGATCAGGGTGTCGGCCTTCAACAGCATCGGCCAGGGGCCCCCGTCGGCACGCGTGGAGGCCCGCACGGGAGAGCAGGCCCCGGCCAGCCCGCCCAGAAACGTGCAGGCCCACATCATCTCCCAGAACACGGTGATGGTccggtgggaggagccagaagagCCAAACGGACAG GTGAAAGGTTACCGCGTGTACTACACCATGGACCCCTCCCGGCCCATGAACGAGTGGCAGATCCACAACGTCCAGGACAGCGTCATCACCACCATTCAGAACCTGGTGACCTCAGAAACCTACACCATCCAGGTCCTGGCCTTCACCTCCGTGGGGGACGGACCCTTCTCGGACCCCGTCCACGTTAAGGTCATGCCCGGAG TCCCGGGTCAACCTGGCAAATTTAAAGTTGGCAGGGTGACAGATACGAGCATAGAGCTGACCTGGGAGCCCGCTTACACCAAAGAAGGCATCGTCAACTATGAACTCCTCTACAAACCTGTCAGGTTTGGCGGTCTG GAGAAACTGACCTTCGGACCCAGGAATTCTTACACAGTGGAGGGTCTGAAACCAAACACGGAGTACTCCTTCTCCCTGGCCGCCATCTCCAACAAAGGCATCGGAGCGTTCACCAACGAGCTGGTGCAGAGCACGTCACAAGCCA ATGTTCCGAGGAATTTTTCCGTCAATCTGGCGACTAAGACGAGTGTTCTTCTCACCTGGGAGTTTCCAGAGGGCAGCAACCCCTACCGCTTCTCT GTGGAGTATAACCACCAGAACATAGAGGTGGACGCTCGGACGAAGAAGGCCGTCATTCAGAACCTTCAACCCGATACCAGCTACGACTTTAAGATCACCGCCACGGAGGGCAACATGGGAGGCCTGCGCCACCGCATCTCCGCCAAGACCTCCCCGTCCATCACCATCCGCCGCCCCGAGATCGACCACACCCGCGACACGGAGACCACGGTCACCATCATCCTGCCCTCCCTGGAGACTCGTACTCCCATCAA GAATGTTTATGTCGTCGTGGTTCCGCTGAGAAGAGCCCGCGGGGTCCTCAGACACGAAAAGAGCCCAGATGAGatggacctggaggag CTGTTGAAAGACATCAGTCAGAAGCAGAGAGACTCTCGCCAGCAGAAGCAGGTGGACCTGCGTCGGGCGTACATCACCGCCCGCTTCACACCTGCCACCCTGCCAGCGTTCTTCACCCTGGGGGACCAGCTGGACTACGGAGGCTTCGAGAACCGAGCTTTGGACCCGGGGCAGGAGTACATGTTCTTCATCCTGGCGGAGCTCAACTCCACCACCGGG AAAATGTACGTGGCCAGCCCCTACACGGACCCGGTGATCgcccctgactctgaccctcaGCCCCTGGACGCCGGGGACGGTCTGATCTGGGTGGTAGGGCCGGTCCTggccgtggtcttcatcatctgcATCGTCATCGCCATCCTCCTTTACAAAAA CAAGCCTGACAG CAAGCGTAAGGATTCCGAACCCGGGACCAAGAGCCTTTTGAGCAACGCCGAAATGATGGCACATCACCCGACGGACCCGGTGGAGATGCGTCGCATCAACTTCCAGACTCCCG GAATGATGAGCCATCCTCCCATCCCCATCAACGAACTGGCCGAGCACATCGAGCTGCTGAAAGCTAATGACAACCTGCGGCTCTCCCAGGAATATGAG TCCATTGACCCCAGTCAGCAGTTCACCTGGGAGCATTCAAACCTGGAAGTCAACAAGCCCAAAAACCGCTACGCTAACGTCATAGCGTACGACCACACCAGGGTCATTCTTGCCCCGATAGAcg GCATCCTGGGGAACGACTACATCAACGCCAACTACATCGACGGCTACAGGAAGCAGAACGCGTACATCGCCACCCAGGGACCCCTGGCAGAGACCTTTGGGGACTTCTGGAGGATGGTGTGGGAGCAGCGGACGGCGTCCGTCGTCATGATGACGCGGCTGGAAGAGAAGTCCCGGGTGGGACAGTATAACAGCCTCATAAAGATTTGGGCGCGAGAAATGATTGACATCAGCCATTCATTGGTTTTACTCTCACCTCGGCAGATAAAATGTGACCAGTACTGGCCGAATCGTGGCACGGAGACTTACGGAATGGTCCAGGTGACCCTGCTGGACACAATGGAGCTGGCCACCTTCTGTGTGCGCACCTTCTCCCTGCACAAA AGCGGCAGCAGCGAGCGGAGAGAGGTGCGCCAGTTCCAGTTTACAGCCTGGCCGGACCACGGCGTGCCAGAGTATCCCACCCCTTTCCTCAACTTCCTCCGCAGGGTCAAAGCCTGCAACCCCCCGGATGCTGGACCCATCTCCGTTCACTGCAG TGCTGGTGTCGGTCGCACCGGCTGCTTTATCGTCATCGACGCCATGCTGGAGCGCATTCGACACGAGCGCACCGTGGACATCTACGGTCACGTCACCCTGATGCGCTCGCAGAGGAACTACATGGTGCAGACGGAGGACCAGTACAGCTTCATCCACGAGGCGCTGCTGGAGGCTGTGGCGTGCGGGAACACCGAGGTGCCCGCCCGGAGTCTGTACTCGTACATGCAGAAGCTGTCCAAGGTGGAGAGCGGGGAGCACGTCACCGGCATGGAGTTGGAGTTCAAG CGGCTGGCGAACACCAAAGCCCACACGTCCCGCTTCGTGACGGCCAACCTGCCCTGCAACAAGTTCAAGAACCGACTGGTCAACATAATGCCCTACGAAACCACCCGCGTCTgcctccagccaatcagaggcctgGAGGGCTCCGACTACATCAACGCCAGCTACATCGACGGCTACAG GCAGCAGAGGGGTTACATCGCCACCCAGGGCCCGCTGGCGGAGACTACAGAGGACTTCTGGAGGATGCTGTGGGAGCACAACTCCACCATCGTGGTCATGCTGACTAAGCTGAGAGAGATGGGACGG GAGAAGTGCCACCAGTACTGGCCCGCGGAACGTTCTGCCAGGTATCAGTACTTTGTGGTGGACCCCATGGCGGAGTACAACATGCCTCAGTACATCCTGAGGGAGTTTAAAGTTACCGATGCCAGG GACGGGCAGTCGCGAACGGTGCGGCAGTTCCAGTTCACCGACTGGCCGGAGCAGGGCGTGCCCAAATCTGGGGAGGGCTTCATCGATTTCATCGGACAAGTACACAAAACCAAGGAGCAGTTTGGCCAGGATGGGCCGATCGCCGTTCACTGCAG CGCCGGCGTGGGGCGGACAGGTGTCTTCATCACCCTGAGTATCGTCCTGGAGAGGATGCGCTACGAAGGAGCGGTGGACATCTTCCAGACTGTCAAAATGCTGCGCACGCAGAGACCGGCCATGGTGCAGACTGAG GACGAGTACCAGTTCTGCTACCAGGCCGCTCTGGAATACCTGGGTAGCTTCGACCACTATGCAACGTAA